A window from Nodosilinea sp. PGN35 encodes these proteins:
- a CDS encoding DUF2283 domain-containing protein, which produces MKFHSYPETDSLYISLLDKPSVASQEVASGIVLDFDAEGHLAGLDIDHASQVADLSKLEANALPIASLTLAGQSFTAETPA; this is translated from the coding sequence ATGAAATTTCATTCTTATCCCGAAACAGACTCCCTCTATATCAGTCTGCTAGACAAGCCCAGTGTCGCCTCTCAAGAGGTGGCAAGCGGTATAGTGCTGGATTTTGACGCAGAGGGCCATTTGGCCGGTCTAGATATTGATCATGCCAGCCAAGTAGCCGATCTATCCAAGCTCGAGGCCAATGCCTTACCGATAGCCTCGCTGACCCTGGCTGGGCAATCCTTTACGGCAGAAACACCAGCATAA
- the murJ gene encoding murein biosynthesis integral membrane protein MurJ, whose amino-acid sequence MSDAKPSRSLANIAGIVAVATILSKFVGLFRQQAIGAAFAVGPVADAYSFAYIIPGFLLILLGGINGPFHSAIVSVVARQDRKDTAKLIEAVNTLVGLILIAVSVLLFALAGGIIDAIAPGLSVTDTVARDIAVLQLRIMSPMALLAGLIGIGFGALNADSQFWLPSISPIFSSGAVLVGLGVLYGAIGRDIASPEFFMLGGAVLAASTLGGAVLQWLAQIPALWKSGLGRPRLRFDWSIPGVREVMRVLVPATLSSGMLQINLFTDLFFASFIPGTAAALSYANLLVQTPLGIISNVILVPFLPMFARLAAPEHWPELKTRIRQSLLFTALTMLPLGALFVVLALPIVRVIYERGAFDQEASNLVTSVLMVYGIGMFVYLARDVLVRVFYALGDGQTPFRISLINIVLNGVLDFFFIRWLGAPGLVLATVGVNVFSTLALTVILHRRLRGLPLREWGGAIALLTLLSFGAGTAAWGTLQGLEIWLGTEGFGVLALQLVIPGGVGLLVFTVGAFLLPIPEAKQLAGRIRERVRR is encoded by the coding sequence GTGTCAGACGCAAAACCCTCTCGTTCTTTGGCCAATATTGCCGGTATTGTGGCCGTGGCCACCATTCTCAGCAAGTTTGTGGGGCTGTTTCGCCAGCAGGCGATCGGGGCGGCCTTTGCGGTGGGGCCGGTGGCCGACGCCTACAGCTTTGCCTACATTATTCCCGGCTTTTTGCTGATTTTGCTGGGGGGCATCAACGGGCCGTTTCACAGTGCGATCGTCAGCGTGGTGGCGCGGCAGGACCGCAAAGATACCGCCAAACTGATCGAGGCGGTCAACACCCTGGTGGGGCTGATCTTGATTGCGGTGTCGGTGCTGCTGTTTGCGCTGGCGGGGGGGATCATTGACGCGATCGCCCCCGGCCTCTCGGTGACCGACACCGTCGCCCGCGACATCGCTGTGCTCCAGCTGCGGATTATGTCGCCCATGGCCCTGCTGGCGGGGCTGATTGGCATTGGCTTTGGGGCGCTGAATGCCGACAGCCAGTTCTGGCTGCCCTCCATCAGCCCGATTTTCTCCAGCGGGGCGGTGCTGGTGGGGCTGGGGGTGTTGTACGGGGCGATCGGGCGCGACATTGCCAGCCCAGAATTCTTTATGTTGGGCGGCGCGGTGCTGGCGGCGAGCACCCTGGGCGGGGCGGTGTTGCAGTGGCTGGCCCAGATTCCAGCGCTGTGGAAGTCGGGGCTGGGCCGACCGCGCCTGCGCTTCGACTGGTCGATACCGGGCGTGCGCGAGGTGATGCGGGTGCTGGTGCCCGCTACCCTGTCGTCGGGGATGCTGCAAATCAACCTGTTTACCGACCTGTTCTTTGCCTCGTTTATCCCCGGTACGGCGGCGGCGCTGAGCTACGCGAATCTGCTGGTGCAGACGCCGTTGGGGATTATCTCCAACGTGATTTTGGTGCCGTTTTTGCCGATGTTTGCCCGCCTGGCCGCGCCAGAGCACTGGCCGGAGCTAAAGACTCGCATTCGCCAGAGCCTGCTGTTCACGGCGCTGACTATGCTGCCATTGGGGGCGCTGTTTGTGGTGCTGGCGCTGCCGATCGTGCGGGTGATCTACGAGCGGGGGGCGTTCGACCAGGAGGCCTCGAATTTAGTGACTTCAGTGCTGATGGTCTACGGCATCGGCATGTTTGTGTACCTGGCCCGCGATGTGCTGGTGCGGGTGTTTTACGCCCTGGGGGATGGCCAGACGCCCTTTCGCATCAGCCTGATCAACATTGTGCTGAACGGGGTGCTGGACTTTTTCTTCATTCGCTGGCTGGGGGCACCGGGGCTAGTGCTGGCCACGGTAGGGGTGAATGTGTTTTCGACCCTGGCGCTGACGGTAATTTTGCACCGCAGGCTGCGGGGGCTGCCGCTGCGGGAATGGGGGGGTGCGATCGCCCTTCTCACCCTCTTAAGCTTTGGCGCTGGCACCGCCGCCTGGGGCACCCTCCAGGGGCTAGAAATTTGGCTGGGCACCGAGGGTTTTGGGGTGCTGGCCCTGCAGCTGGTGATCCCCGGCGGGGTGGGGCTGTTGGTGTTTACTGTGGGGGCATTTCTGCTGCCAATTCCTGAGGCCAAGCAGCTGGCGGGGCGGATTCGCGAGCGGGTGCGGCGGTAG
- a CDS encoding iron-containing redox enzyme family protein: MIALSIRSLIETQYADQVQAFERSPWFQRLEQGQATLQEYDAFIFNLCQTHLKSPQILAFLYAVAPPEAAPQIKHNLLEELGLDEVAICHPDLLYQLAMAAGFDRDRQTSLAEAAQAQIRQLCTDPLLFGTMQELGLSVLLEVTCFEWMLSRLAGRMGQALATHRGLPPESLTWFHHHSEVDIRHAEEGLDSVEQYLAYYGIEAEDLETILDITFRENIFTKRYFADLPALVESTQAAHENR; this comes from the coding sequence ATGATCGCCCTGTCGATTCGCTCCCTGATTGAAACCCAATATGCCGACCAGGTGCAGGCCTTTGAGCGCTCCCCCTGGTTTCAGCGCCTGGAGCAGGGCCAGGCCACCCTCCAGGAGTACGATGCCTTTATCTTTAACCTCTGTCAGACCCACCTGAAGAGTCCGCAAATTCTGGCCTTTCTCTACGCCGTGGCCCCGCCGGAGGCCGCGCCCCAGATCAAGCACAACCTGCTGGAAGAACTGGGGCTGGACGAGGTGGCCATCTGCCACCCCGATCTGCTGTATCAGCTGGCGATGGCGGCGGGGTTTGATCGCGATCGCCAGACAAGTTTAGCCGAGGCAGCCCAGGCCCAGATTCGGCAGCTCTGCACCGATCCGCTGCTGTTTGGCACCATGCAGGAACTGGGGCTGTCGGTGCTGCTGGAGGTGACCTGCTTTGAGTGGATGCTGTCTCGTCTGGCCGGGCGCATGGGGCAGGCCCTGGCGACCCATCGCGGCCTGCCGCCGGAGAGCCTGACCTGGTTTCACCACCATTCTGAGGTCGATATTCGCCACGCCGAGGAGGGGTTGGACAGCGTGGAGCAGTACCTGGCCTACTACGGCATTGAGGCGGAAGATCTAGAGACGATTCTCGACATCACCTTCCGCGAAAACATTTTTACCAAGCGCTACTTCGCCGACCTGCCCGCGCTGGTCGAATCTACCCAGGCTGCCCATGAGAATCGTTGA
- a CDS encoding mandelate racemase/muconate lactonizing enzyme family protein: MRIVDATLFALHIPFVEAFAHSVRSRSSSDSIVVRLRADDGTVGYGEAVARPYVTGETVAGCLEFMEHTLWPAVQATDYAQWSGQGAIAWLQSLALPAAADGTPGVVAWHGARCGFELALVDCLLKSAGVSLGELLPPRHPVTYSGVITASSIEGAVKHAKRFKQFGLPHLKVKITGEADRERLAAIRAAVGPAVSLRVDGNGAYGVEGAIATCEALSEFQIDSAEQMIPRGDPQVLAAVQAATAVPQMADESLITLADAEALIAAKACRGFNLRLAKCGGLGPTLAIAELAQAAGVTVQVGCQVGETAILSAAGRHLAAHLPEISFCEGSYGSLLLREDLSRRPIHFGHQGLAKPLKGPGLGVEIQDDLLEKYAQQTLSLSAKAV; this comes from the coding sequence ATGAGAATCGTTGACGCCACCCTGTTTGCCCTGCACATTCCCTTTGTGGAAGCCTTCGCCCACAGCGTGCGATCGCGCAGCAGCTCAGATTCGATTGTGGTGCGGCTGCGGGCTGACGACGGCACCGTGGGCTACGGCGAGGCGGTGGCGCGGCCCTACGTCACGGGAGAAACCGTGGCGGGCTGTTTGGAGTTTATGGAGCATACCCTGTGGCCAGCGGTGCAGGCGACCGACTATGCCCAGTGGTCAGGGCAGGGGGCGATCGCCTGGTTGCAGTCGCTGGCCCTGCCCGCCGCCGCCGATGGCACCCCTGGCGTGGTGGCCTGGCACGGGGCGCGCTGCGGCTTTGAGCTGGCCCTGGTGGATTGTCTGCTCAAGTCTGCCGGAGTCTCGCTGGGGGAACTCTTGCCGCCCCGGCACCCAGTCACCTACAGCGGCGTGATTACGGCCAGCAGCATTGAGGGGGCGGTGAAACACGCCAAGCGCTTTAAGCAGTTTGGCCTGCCCCACCTGAAGGTGAAGATCACCGGGGAGGCCGATCGCGAGCGGCTGGCGGCCATTCGGGCGGCGGTGGGGCCAGCGGTGTCGCTGCGGGTGGATGGCAACGGGGCCTATGGCGTGGAGGGCGCGATCGCCACCTGTGAGGCCCTATCAGAATTCCAGATCGACAGCGCCGAGCAAATGATCCCGCGCGGCGACCCCCAGGTCCTGGCGGCGGTGCAGGCGGCCACCGCCGTGCCCCAGATGGCCGATGAGTCGCTGATTACCCTGGCCGATGCCGAGGCACTGATTGCGGCCAAAGCCTGTCGAGGTTTCAATCTGCGGCTGGCAAAATGCGGGGGGCTGGGGCCAACCCTGGCGATCGCCGAGCTGGCCCAGGCCGCTGGTGTGACGGTGCAGGTAGGCTGCCAGGTGGGTGAGACGGCGATTCTCTCGGCGGCGGGGCGGCACCTGGCGGCCCATTTGCCCGAGATTAGCTTTTGCGAAGGCTCCTACGGCAGCCTGCTGTTGCGCGAAGATCTCAGCCGTCGCCCGATTCACTTTGGCCACCAGGGGCTGGCAAAACCGCTGAAGGGGCCAGGGCTGGGGGTCGAGATTCAAGACGATCTGCTAGAAAAATACGCCCAGCAGACCCTTTCTCTCTCAGCAAAGGCAGTGTGA
- a CDS encoding GH3 auxin-responsive promoter family protein — protein sequence MASLYTLGLRWQGRSLKGRLEAATQDPALAQTQLLRQLLRRHGDTQFGREHRFDQIRTPLDYRRAVPIRDYEGFRPYVQRMMAGQEQILVNEPVRMFTMTSGTTGQPKYIPVTAGVERGGSRLMRQWLYRILQDHPTFLNRAVVGIVSPAIEGYTPGGIPYGSLSGRIYQQIPALIRRTYAIPYPVFEMADYDRRYWAIARYALARQVSFFCTPNPSTLKRLATVMTDRAESLIRAIYDGAGGEGLPVQRPQPQRARQLEQIFTATGALRPQDCWPHLELLGCWTGGSVGAQARQLTADYGPLPIRDLGYLASEARITLPYQNNTPAGLLDLTLNVYEFIPEDCAELADPPILLSHELEPGQRYQILLTTPGGLYRYHINDVVEVTGFYQRSPLVAFLRKGRDMSNLTGEKLHVNHVLAAIAALQRQFHQPIGPYRLVANAEAMRYELYWEMADIPSQAWVESWLSGLDRALADNNVEYGQKRASQRLNAPCLHRMQPGWAEATQRWAIAQGQREVQYKWPVLTQQPLPLDAEAIAQTYELTLPYAHPH from the coding sequence ATGGCCAGTCTGTATACCCTCGGCCTGCGCTGGCAGGGACGCAGCCTGAAAGGTCGGCTGGAGGCCGCCACCCAGGATCCGGCGCTGGCCCAAACGCAGCTGTTGCGGCAGCTGCTCCGCCGCCACGGCGACACCCAGTTTGGCCGCGAGCACCGCTTTGATCAGATTCGCACCCCGCTCGACTACCGCCGGGCGGTGCCCATCCGCGACTACGAAGGCTTTCGGCCCTACGTGCAGCGGATGATGGCCGGGCAGGAGCAGATTCTGGTGAACGAGCCGGTGCGGATGTTTACCATGACCAGCGGCACCACCGGGCAGCCCAAGTACATCCCTGTCACCGCCGGGGTCGAGCGGGGCGGGTCGCGGCTGATGCGGCAGTGGCTCTACCGCATTCTGCAAGACCACCCGACGTTTTTGAACCGGGCGGTGGTGGGCATCGTCAGCCCGGCGATCGAGGGCTACACCCCCGGCGGCATTCCCTACGGCAGCCTGTCGGGGCGCATCTACCAGCAGATTCCGGCCCTGATTCGCCGCACCTACGCCATCCCCTACCCGGTGTTTGAGATGGCTGACTACGATCGCCGCTACTGGGCGATCGCCCGCTACGCCCTGGCGCGGCAGGTGTCGTTTTTCTGTACGCCCAACCCCAGCACCCTGAAGCGCCTGGCCACGGTGATGACGGATCGGGCCGAATCGCTGATCCGCGCGATTTACGACGGCGCGGGGGGCGAGGGACTGCCCGTCCAGCGGCCCCAGCCCCAGCGGGCCAGGCAGCTAGAGCAGATTTTTACCGCCACCGGAGCCCTGCGGCCCCAGGACTGCTGGCCCCACCTGGAGCTGCTGGGCTGCTGGACGGGCGGCTCGGTGGGAGCCCAGGCCCGCCAGCTCACCGCCGACTACGGCCCCCTGCCGATTCGCGACCTGGGCTACCTGGCCAGCGAGGCCCGCATCACCCTGCCCTACCAGAACAACACCCCCGCTGGCCTGCTCGATCTGACTTTGAATGTCTACGAATTTATTCCGGAGGACTGCGCGGAGCTGGCCGACCCGCCAATTTTGCTCAGCCACGAGCTGGAGCCGGGGCAGCGCTACCAGATTCTGCTCACCACCCCCGGCGGCCTCTACCGCTACCACATCAACGATGTGGTGGAGGTGACCGGGTTCTACCAGCGATCGCCCCTGGTGGCCTTTTTGCGCAAAGGCCGCGACATGAGCAACCTGACCGGGGAGAAGCTGCACGTCAACCACGTGCTGGCGGCGATCGCGGCCCTGCAGCGCCAGTTTCACCAGCCCATCGGCCCCTACCGGCTGGTGGCCAACGCCGAGGCGATGCGCTACGAGCTGTACTGGGAAATGGCAGACATCCCCAGCCAGGCCTGGGTTGAATCGTGGCTGTCGGGCCTGGATCGGGCTCTGGCCGACAACAACGTTGAATACGGCCAGAAACGGGCCTCGCAGCGACTAAATGCCCCCTGCCTCCACCGCATGCAGCCGGGCTGGGCGGAGGCGACCCAACGCTGGGCGATCGCCCAGGGCCAGCGAGAGGTACAGTACAAATGGCCGGTGCTCACCCAGCAGCCCCTGCCGCTGGATGCCGAGGCGATCGCGCAAACCTATGAGCTGACGCTGCCCTATGCCCACCCCCACTGA
- a CDS encoding CocE/NonD family hydrolase: protein MRTGLFRRWARLLSRKWIWLGLLAGLSALVLLVAGRGSAIAAAWLGHQLDYPPASYGVRLERRVTVTAPDGTVLVADVYHPRTAAPTPTVLVRIPYSKQLKHMLFARTVGHLWASHGYTTVIQGTRGRYESGGSYDPPFLNEAQDGRATLAWIAQQPWYNGRIGMWGGSYFGYTQWVLADQVDPGLSALMPQICSTDFYGMFYPGGAFSLESALYWATLSYGPRDVPLPPEQLQRGLAGWPLVEADDRAVQNIPFFDTWASHTERDRYWQSVDGTGRARQLQAPALLMAGWYDPFLPTQLADFEQIRAQAAPPVAEATRLVIGPWTHANTVTFPDGSRPRNYRFESIGPSLPWFDQHLKGDPTMAYPDPVLIYVMGTNTWRGESAWPLPRTRYTPYYLHSNGRANTLDGDGLLSLEPPGEEASDRFVYDPQNPVPSAGGTMLGPNAGIQPQNTVEERPDVLVYSSPPLAEAIEVTGPVQLRLQVATTAPHTDFTAKLVDVYPDGRAYNVSEGILRRGYGPIGSDGLEEAQTPTEIAIDLWPTSQVFFPGHRLRLEVSSSSYPRFDRNPNTGRDIPTERQPVTATQTVYHHAAAVSQLILPIIPE from the coding sequence ATGAGAACAGGGCTTTTTCGCCGTTGGGCTCGGCTGCTCTCCCGCAAATGGATCTGGCTGGGGCTGCTGGCCGGGCTGAGCGCGCTGGTGCTGCTGGTGGCCGGTCGGGGTAGCGCGATCGCCGCCGCCTGGCTGGGCCACCAGCTCGACTATCCCCCCGCTAGCTACGGGGTGCGTCTGGAGCGCCGGGTCACCGTCACCGCCCCCGACGGCACGGTGCTGGTGGCCGATGTCTACCATCCCCGCACCGCCGCCCCCACCCCCACCGTGCTGGTGCGAATTCCCTACTCCAAACAGCTCAAGCACATGCTGTTTGCCCGCACCGTGGGCCACCTCTGGGCCAGCCACGGCTACACCACCGTGATCCAGGGCACGCGGGGCCGCTACGAGTCGGGCGGCAGCTACGATCCACCCTTTCTAAACGAGGCCCAGGACGGGCGAGCCACGCTGGCCTGGATTGCCCAGCAGCCCTGGTACAACGGGCGGATTGGCATGTGGGGCGGCTCCTACTTTGGCTATACCCAGTGGGTGCTGGCCGACCAGGTGGATCCGGGACTGTCGGCCCTGATGCCGCAGATTTGCAGCACCGACTTCTACGGCATGTTCTACCCCGGCGGTGCGTTTTCCCTAGAGAGCGCCCTCTACTGGGCGACCCTCAGCTACGGCCCCCGCGATGTGCCGCTGCCCCCGGAGCAGCTCCAGCGGGGCTTGGCGGGCTGGCCGCTGGTCGAGGCCGACGATCGCGCGGTGCAGAATATTCCGTTTTTTGACACCTGGGCCAGCCACACGGAGCGCGATCGCTACTGGCAGTCGGTCGATGGCACGGGTCGCGCCCGCCAGCTCCAGGCCCCGGCCCTGCTGATGGCGGGCTGGTACGACCCGTTTTTGCCCACCCAGCTGGCCGACTTTGAGCAGATTCGCGCCCAGGCGGCTCCCCCGGTCGCCGAAGCCACCCGCCTGGTAATCGGCCCCTGGACCCACGCCAACACCGTCACCTTCCCCGACGGCAGCCGCCCCCGCAACTACCGCTTTGAGAGCATTGGCCCCAGCCTGCCCTGGTTTGATCAGCACCTCAAAGGTGACCCCACGATGGCCTACCCCGACCCGGTGCTGATCTACGTCATGGGCACTAACACCTGGCGCGGCGAATCGGCCTGGCCCCTGCCCCGCACCCGCTATACGCCCTACTATCTGCACAGCAACGGTCGAGCGAATACCCTCGACGGCGACGGACTGCTCAGCCTGGAGCCGCCGGGGGAAGAAGCTAGCGATCGCTTTGTTTACGACCCGCAAAATCCGGTGCCCAGCGCCGGGGGCACCATGCTGGGGCCAAACGCAGGCATTCAGCCCCAAAACACGGTGGAAGAGCGGCCAGATGTGCTGGTCTACAGCAGCCCGCCCCTGGCCGAGGCCATAGAAGTGACGGGGCCGGTGCAGCTGCGGCTCCAGGTTGCGACCACCGCGCCCCACACCGATTTCACCGCCAAACTGGTGGATGTCTACCCCGATGGCAGGGCCTATAACGTATCTGAAGGGATTTTGCGGCGGGGCTACGGCCCTATTGGTAGTGATGGGCTCGAGGAAGCCCAGACGCCTACCGAAATCGCCATCGATCTGTGGCCCACCAGCCAGGTTTTCTTTCCGGGCCATCGGCTTCGATTAGAAGTCTCCAGCAGCAGCTACCCCCGCTTTGACCGCAACCCCAACACGGGCCGCGACATCCCCACCGAGCGCCAGCCCGTCACCGCAACCCAGACGGTGTACCACCACGCCGCTGCCGTTTCTCAGCTGATTTTGCCGATTATTCCGGAGTAA
- a CDS encoding DUF3782 domain-containing protein, which produces MAEPITLDDIYALFQTSQTEADRRFAEADRRAAESKAEADRRAAEFDRQLAESKAEADRSLAELKRLVDNTTRAVDGLTTRWGQFVENLVEPAVLRLFQERGIDVQEVTRRMRSQRRGAEMEIDIFAVNGDVAVAVEVKSRLSHQDVEYFLSCLERFKQSFPHYADYDIYGAVAGIEIDEGVDRFAYQRGLFVIKQTGDTVIIANNSTFQPTAW; this is translated from the coding sequence ATGGCTGAGCCAATCACCCTTGACGACATTTACGCCTTATTCCAAACCTCCCAGACCGAGGCTGATCGCCGTTTTGCGGAAGCCGATCGCCGCGCTGCAGAGTCTAAGGCAGAAGCCGATCGCCGCGCTGCTGAATTTGACCGTCAGTTAGCTGAATCTAAAGCAGAAGCCGATCGTTCACTAGCAGAGCTGAAGCGTCTCGTAGACAACACCACCCGCGCCGTGGACGGTCTCACCACTCGCTGGGGGCAGTTTGTCGAAAACTTGGTAGAGCCTGCTGTGCTGCGGCTATTCCAGGAGCGGGGCATTGATGTGCAAGAAGTCACTCGCCGCATGCGGTCTCAACGGCGCGGGGCTGAGATGGAGATTGACATCTTTGCTGTGAATGGTGATGTGGCTGTGGCCGTGGAGGTTAAGTCGCGGCTGTCTCACCAAGATGTAGAGTACTTTTTAAGCTGCCTGGAACGATTTAAGCAATCGTTTCCCCACTATGCGGACTATGACATTTATGGGGCCGTGGCAGGCATTGAAATTGACGAAGGGGTAGACCGCTTTGCCTATCAGCGGGGTCTGTTTGTGATCAAACAAACTGGCGATACGGTCATCATTGCCAACAACTCAACCTTTCAGCCCACGGCCTGGTAA
- a CDS encoding ATP-dependent helicase produces the protein MVAATPVDREAVLTEIRAGLRRGQRSLADWAGGRLAVSAVPGSGKSTGMAAAAAIAIARHQLHLNRQLVLVTFTRSAAANLKAKVRGHLKALGLPQTSFTVSTLHGLALAIATRNPELSNLSLDTLTLVSPAQNNRILRACVEQWIVANPDLYYRLVDGRQFDGEETEQLRRQSVLRTEVLPSLAHTVIREAKSSGLMPGELRELAQNVHYTRPTDGADYDVLTIAAGLYDRYQTLLQQRGWIDYDDMILGALRTLDDPDSRRFWQGRTFAVFEDEAQDSSPLQSRLLTLLAGDPENPAGEPNLVRVGDPNQAINSTFTPADPVFFNQFCDACRGQGRLVTMDQAGRSSRIIMAAANRMLAWVNQAQVAGPETPFRDQAIAPVPPDDPQPGANPDPLGAGLEILSPPTTLDSVKLIAQRVKDLYTENPDTSFAILVREGRQGKYVGDLLRDPEQVGVDLAVLGLKFYDVGEQDRQTRVPEDMLALLQFIERPHSADRLKGALRVLVDRQRIPTQDLNALAQAPEQFLYPGPLDAPPDTEAARTARRYCTGLLRSRLELPPYSLFSFIGLTLGYNQSELATADKLAARVSQQIRNDDTLAAAIAVLQDIVGSERFTAVDTEDTDDLYTRPGQLTLITMHKAKGLDWDVVFLPFLHDKTIPGTLWVPPQGEFLGDFTLAEVARAQIRARAHDTGGDIPDILAAWEQAKHLKTAEEYRLLYVAMTRAKRLLWMSAAQQAPFTWSKPENVQAAQPCPVVAVLREWGGRG, from the coding sequence ATGGTGGCAGCTACACCCGTCGATCGAGAGGCGGTACTGACCGAGATTCGCGCTGGGCTGCGGCGGGGCCAGCGGTCATTGGCCGACTGGGCCGGGGGACGGCTGGCGGTGTCGGCGGTGCCCGGTTCGGGCAAGTCTACGGGGATGGCGGCGGCGGCGGCGATCGCGATCGCCCGCCATCAGCTCCACCTGAACCGCCAGCTGGTGCTGGTCACCTTCACGCGATCGGCGGCGGCCAACCTCAAGGCCAAGGTGCGCGGCCACCTGAAGGCGCTGGGCCTGCCCCAGACCAGTTTTACCGTCTCGACCCTGCACGGGCTGGCCCTGGCCATTGCCACCCGCAACCCCGAGTTGTCGAACCTCAGCCTGGATACGCTCACCCTGGTTTCCCCGGCCCAAAATAACCGCATTCTGCGCGCCTGTGTGGAGCAGTGGATTGTGGCCAACCCCGACCTCTACTACCGTCTCGTCGATGGCCGCCAGTTCGACGGGGAGGAGACCGAGCAGCTCCGGCGGCAGTCGGTGCTGCGTACCGAGGTGCTGCCCAGCCTGGCCCACACGGTGATCCGCGAGGCCAAGAGTTCGGGGCTGATGCCGGGTGAACTGCGGGAACTGGCCCAGAACGTCCACTACACCCGGCCAACGGATGGGGCAGACTACGACGTGCTCACCATTGCGGCGGGGCTATACGATCGCTACCAAACCCTGCTCCAGCAGCGGGGCTGGATCGACTACGACGACATGATTTTGGGTGCCCTCCGCACGCTGGATGACCCCGACAGCCGCCGCTTCTGGCAGGGGCGCACCTTCGCCGTGTTTGAAGACGAAGCCCAGGATTCGTCACCGTTGCAGAGTCGGTTGTTGACGCTGCTGGCCGGGGATCCAGAGAACCCTGCTGGCGAGCCCAACCTGGTGCGGGTAGGCGACCCCAACCAGGCGATCAACTCGACGTTTACCCCAGCCGACCCGGTCTTCTTCAACCAGTTCTGCGATGCCTGCCGAGGGCAGGGGCGGCTGGTGACCATGGACCAGGCCGGGCGCAGCAGCAGGATCATCATGGCTGCCGCCAACCGCATGCTGGCCTGGGTGAACCAGGCGCAGGTAGCCGGGCCAGAGACCCCCTTTCGCGACCAGGCGATCGCTCCGGTCCCCCCCGACGATCCCCAGCCGGGGGCCAACCCAGACCCCCTGGGGGCCGGGTTGGAAATTCTCTCGCCGCCCACCACGCTGGATTCGGTCAAGCTGATTGCCCAGCGGGTGAAGGACCTGTACACCGAGAATCCCGACACCAGCTTTGCCATTCTGGTGCGGGAGGGCCGCCAGGGCAAGTATGTGGGCGACCTGCTGCGCGACCCCGAGCAGGTGGGGGTAGACCTGGCGGTGCTGGGGCTCAAGTTCTACGACGTGGGGGAGCAGGACCGCCAGACCCGGGTGCCCGAGGACATGCTGGCCCTGCTGCAATTTATCGAACGGCCCCACTCCGCCGATCGCCTCAAGGGAGCCCTGCGGGTGCTGGTCGATCGCCAGCGCATTCCCACCCAGGATCTCAACGCCCTGGCCCAGGCCCCCGAGCAGTTTCTCTACCCCGGCCCGCTGGATGCGCCCCCCGACACTGAGGCGGCCCGCACAGCGCGGCGGTACTGCACCGGACTGCTGCGATCGCGCCTCGAACTCCCCCCCTACAGCCTGTTTTCCTTCATTGGCCTGACGCTGGGCTACAACCAGAGCGAGCTGGCCACCGCCGACAAGCTGGCCGCCCGGGTCAGCCAGCAAATTCGCAATGACGATACGCTGGCCGCTGCGATCGCGGTCCTCCAAGACATCGTCGGTTCCGAGCGCTTTACCGCCGTCGATACCGAAGACACCGACGACCTCTACACCCGCCCCGGCCAGCTAACGCTAATCACCATGCACAAGGCCAAGGGGCTCGACTGGGACGTGGTGTTTCTGCCCTTTCTGCACGACAAAACCATCCCCGGCACCCTGTGGGTACCGCCCCAGGGCGAGTTTCTGGGCGACTTCACCCTGGCCGAGGTGGCCCGCGCCCAGATCCGCGCCCGCGCCCACGATACCGGCGGCGACATTCCCGATATTCTTGCCGCCTGGGAGCAGGCCAAGCACCTCAAAACCGCCGAAGAGTACCGCCTGCTCTACGTCGCCATGACCCGCGCCAAGCGCCTGCTGTGGATGTCGGCGGCCCAGCAGGCCCCCTTTACCTGGAGCAAGCCGGAGAATGTGCAGGCGGCGCAGCCTTGCCCGGTGGTGGCGGTGTTGAGGGAGTGGGGGGGTAGGGGGTAG